One Coccinella septempunctata chromosome 8, icCocSept1.1, whole genome shotgun sequence genomic window carries:
- the LOC123318912 gene encoding uncharacterized protein LOC123318912 encodes MNFGTLNVQSCRTKLSEIIHDLDKHNYKIITLMETKKKETGSEMHKITVLGVYGVSNDTNRDEKEKFFDELNQEIAKIGNNRELIIMGDLNGRTGRRIGSEIIGLMERIL; translated from the exons ATGAATTTTGGAACACTCAATGTACAAAGTTGCAGGACAAAGCTATCAGAGATCATCCATGATCTGGATAAACACAACTATAAGATAATCACTCTGATGGAAACGAAGAAAAAGGAAACGGGTTCAGAAATG CATAAAATCACTGTCCTTGGAGTCTATGGAGTATCAAATGACACCAATAGAGATGAAAAAGAGAAATTCTTTGACGAACTGAACCAGGAGATAGCAAAGATAGGTAACAACAGGGAATTAATAATAATGGGAGATCTAAATGGTAGAACTGGAAGAAGAATAGGCAGTGAAATAATAGGACTTATGGAGAGGATACTGTGA